One Trichoderma atroviride chromosome 7, complete sequence DNA segment encodes these proteins:
- a CDS encoding uncharacterized protein (EggNog:ENOG41), with protein sequence MAASMTKERSIWMPRHRPREPMRWLANSTRRWWEKMPTWPWPRAWETAWETACTLTPTTGGPWAPSDRAMRWTKTPPAGRPPSCLANPSLKSLQMPMAGALLLSPPLGGVVGRVWEFCKAGAFKGFYAGGGASYKVTSTGVSVDEDAGPGLDQPYYFQGHSQQQQSHAFVSRDRARHVQQLPKRSHHQYSSNSNSNSQSSGYDDPYDSRASTPTGPAPKRRRQTESGNDLGQNWVMIREPNRDSELRTPRKMATPSRTSPRHHAQQTPLADHRMGPPSSFSTPSSSDPAPLRPASRAASRPGSRMSDVSAFRSARPATSASVASFKASVPKAPTQSRIPVKANTSATLASPAPLANLEPGRRRRHTVVPSSSDPSAWKSPGHQRAESAASVATSRATEIDASPRLDAEARRLTSRRQMEERNADARMAAFNKQLQDMIRQGREALGSTIDVDIGDAGWEDTL encoded by the coding sequence ATGGCGGCCTCTATGACGAAGGAGAGGTCTATATGGATGCCGCGGCACCGCCCTCGAGAACCTATGCGCTGGCTGGCCAACTCCACACGCCGCTGGTGGGAGAAGATGCcgacatggccatggccgagagCATGGGAGACAGCATGGGAGACAGCATGTACTCTGACTCCGACTACAGGCGGGCCCTGGGCACCAAGCGATCGCGCGATGAGATGGACCAAGACTCCTCCAGCGGGCCGCCCACCCAGCTGTTTAGCCAACCCGAGCCTGAAGAGTCTGCAAATGCCAATGGCTGGGGCTCTTTTGCTTTCGCCACCATTGGGGGGAGTTGTTGGCCGGGTATGGGAGTTTTGCAAGGCGGGTGCGTTCAAGGGCTTTTACGCAGGGGGCGGCGCATCGTACAAGGTGACGTCGACGGGTGTTAgtgttgatgaagatgctggtCCCGGCCTAGACCAGCCTTATTATTTCCAGGGCCATagtcagcaacagcaaagcCATGCCTTTGTTAGTAGAGACAGGGCGCGGCATGTACAGCAGTTGCCGAAAAGGAGTCACCACCAGtacagcagcaatagcaatAGCAACAGTCAAAGTTCTGGCTACGACGATCCATATGACAGCCGCGCTTCCACGCCCACTGGGCCGGCACCCAAGAGACGCAGGCAAACTGAGAGCGGCAACGACCTGGGCCAGAATTGGGTTATGATCCGGGAGCCCAACCGCGACAGCGAGCTGAGGACGCCCCGAAAGATGGCCACGCCGAGCCGCACATCTCCTCGCCATCACGCTCAGCAAACTCCCCTGGCGGATCACCGCATGGGCCCTCCAAGCAGCTTTTCCACTCCTTCATCCTCTGACCCTGCTCCTCTTCGCCCCGCGAGTCGCGCTGCCAGCCGTCCAGGCAGTCGAATGTCGGACGTCAGCGCCTTTAGGTCTGCACGACCTGCAACCTCAGCTTCGGTTGCGTCGTTCAAAGCCAGCGTTCCCAAGGCGCCTACACAAAGCAGGATTCCTGTCAAGGCGAATACTTCAGCAACGTTGGCATCGCCGGCTCCGCTGGCAAACCTTGAGCCCGGCCGAAGGCGCAGACACACTGTCGTACCGTCGTCCTCCGATCCCTCTGCCTGGAAAAGTCCAGGTCACCAGCGCGCTGAAAGTGCGGCCTCGGTGGCTACTAGCAGGGCTACTGAGATTGATGCCAGCCCGCGACTGGATGCCGAGGCCAGACGATTAACCTCCCGTCGCCAGATGGAAGAGCGCAATGCTGATGCGCGCATGGCGGCGTTCAACAAACAGCTGCAAGACATGATTCGACAGGGCAGAGAAGCTCTGGGATCGACTATCGACGTCGATATTGGCGATGCAGGCTGGGAAGACACGCTCTAA